Proteins encoded together in one Desulfosporosinus meridiei DSM 13257 window:
- a CDS encoding DUF4430 domain-containing protein yields MRKPKSVVLILVILMSLLLTGCGAKTPTGDLPAGANTAGVADSGRETGELKPSEENADQQEPSSQVPENAQNSQGASPSQSQPPQPDTTNQESKPTIAISSTSPNGSSSGTNGLAAVPAPAPAAPDLNVNPIPPSPDPNLNPNPKNIVTFSINCQTAVDKGLHQDKKYQEVVPADGIILAPTVVEFKEGEVVFDVLKQVVRQHKIHMEYEGSKGTPYIQGINNLYEFDGGPLSGWMYCVNKVYPNYGCGEYKLKPGDIIEWNYTCDLGKDLGQTWLGE; encoded by the coding sequence GTGAGAAAACCTAAGTCAGTTGTACTTATCCTGGTTATACTCATGTCTCTTTTATTAACCGGATGTGGAGCTAAGACACCCACTGGGGATCTGCCGGCAGGGGCGAACACTGCAGGGGTTGCAGATTCAGGCCGAGAGACAGGTGAACTTAAACCTAGCGAGGAAAACGCAGATCAACAAGAACCTAGCAGCCAAGTTCCTGAGAATGCTCAGAATTCACAGGGGGCCAGCCCTTCCCAGAGTCAGCCACCGCAGCCCGACACAACTAATCAGGAAAGTAAGCCAACAATAGCTATCAGCTCAACCAGCCCCAACGGCTCAAGTTCAGGTACAAATGGATTAGCTGCTGTTCCGGCTCCTGCTCCGGCGGCCCCTGATTTAAACGTGAATCCTATCCCTCCTAGTCCCGATCCTAACCTCAATCCCAACCCCAAAAACATAGTAACCTTCTCAATTAATTGCCAAACTGCCGTTGATAAGGGACTTCATCAGGATAAAAAATATCAGGAGGTTGTGCCTGCTGATGGGATTATTCTGGCCCCCACTGTGGTGGAGTTCAAAGAAGGGGAAGTAGTATTTGATGTTTTGAAGCAGGTAGTACGCCAACATAAGATTCACATGGAGTATGAAGGGTCGAAAGGAACCCCCTATATCCAAGGAATCAATAATTTGTATGAGTTTGACGGAGGGCCCCTGAGCGGCTGGATGTATTGTGTCAACAAAGTATATCCTAATTATGGCTGCGGAGAATATAAGCTCAAACCGGGGGATATAATTGAGTGGAACTATACCTGTGATTTAGGCAAAGACTTAGGCCAAACTTGGCTGGGAGAGTAA